The following are from one region of the Anguilla rostrata isolate EN2019 chromosome 7, ASM1855537v3, whole genome shotgun sequence genome:
- the depdc4 gene encoding DEP domain-containing protein 4 isoform X1 — MAVDLTPRFRRLNSQTRSIRENAQIGSSGPFRATELWRSLILALHTQLEVRPRRKHLRTHSDCFTGSDAVDVLLSHLMQNIYFCSSEVSRLKATRLCQALMEARVFEPVGTKLFRRQKDTLFEDSSCSLYRFLDSDGLSGSSEKHCGEENMRPDETSWRRRKIPRLDKMRTISNPLAVESSDRRLEKLLQTISLHPSTPSGLRTAPPTSFLSKTVVEEVWKQQTLVQLLQIVELPVLDCILTSPGKTELQRVGPLSNHADLVISNTCVDREVTQSLNLPELDSWLAAAADCLEHFPDQLIVVAGEHLQQGSADGDKSLSAQKRLLFDTVAKYYGSQERAPLLTGRYLDIHVAILELLDCGKREDALTASQLCLRLLQPGARAELHSLLGFMAAAALPESVRLHRQADNRATVIRTFLKAVVQNNALTRAQSEELVLFLMDNHSQLFKTPASLTEAVGKTLQALQQGGDADITSTFSYCQRVTVKQYEDQREKATLESLKQLIRHISLSASMPLKERRRLIKEFQKHHPVVFLQHFSSTF; from the exons ATGGCGGTCGATTTGACTCCTAGGTTTAGAAGATTAAACAGTCAAACGCGAAGCATAAGGGAAAATGCGCAAATAG GTTCCTCAGGACCATTTCGTGCCACTGAGCTTTGGAGGAGCCTAATCCTTGCTCTGCACACGCAGCTGGAGGTGAGGCCCCGGCGGAagcacctgcgcacacacagcgACTGTTTTACGGGCTCTGATGCGGTTGACGTGTTGCTCAGCCACCTCATGCAGAACATCTACTTCTGCTCGAGCGAGGTGTCCCGTCTCAAGGCCACCCGCCTCTGTCAGGCCCTTATGGAGGCCAGGGTGTTTGAACCTGTTGGGACCAAGCTCTTCCGCCGCCAGAAGGATACGCTATTCGAAGACTCGAGTTGTAGTCTGTATCGCTTCCTCGACAGCGATGGCCTGTCTGGCTCCAGCGAGAAGCACTGTGGGGAAGAGAATATGAGACCTGACGAGaccagctggaggagaaggaaaaTTCCCAG ATTGGATAAAATGAGGACAATCTCCAACCCTCTTGCCGTGGAGTCCTCAGACAGGAGGCTTGAGAAGCTGCTGCAGACCATCAGCctgcacccctccaccccttcaGGCCTGAgaacagccccgcccaccagcttTCTGTCCAAAACAG TGGTGGAAGAGGTGTGGAAGCAGCAGACCCTcgtgcagctgctgcagattGTGGAGCTGCCCGTCCTGGACTGCATCCTGACATCTCCGGGCAAGACTGAGCTGCAGAGAGTTGGCCCATTGAGTAACCACGCTGACCTTGTGATCTCCAACACCTGTGTGGACCGAGAAGTGACGCAGAGCCTGAACCTTCCTGA ACTGGATTCTTGGTTGGCTGCTGCCGCTGACTGCCTCGAGCACTTCCCAGACCAGCTGATTGTGGTGGCAGGGGAACACCTCCAGCAGGGCAGTGCTGATGGGGACAAGAGCCTGTCCGCACAGAAGAGGCTGCTGTTCGACACCGTTGCCAAGTACTACGGCAGTCAGGAGAGGGCGCCGCTGCTTACTGGCCGTTACCTCGACATCCATGTTGCCATACTGGAACTGCTCG ACTGTGGGAAACGAGAGGACGCCCTCACGGCCTCCCAGCTGTGCCTGCGGCTGCTACAGCCTGGCGCGAGGGCCGAGCTGCACAGTCTGCTGGGCTTCATGGCCGCAGCTGCACTGCCAGAGTCTGTGCGTCTGCATAGGCAG GCAGACAACCGGGCAACAGTCATTCGGACCTTCCTGAAGGCAGTCGTTCAGAATAACGCCCTGACCCGAGCTCAGAGTGAAGAGCTTGTTCTGTTTCTGATGGACAACCATTCCCAACTCTTCAAG ACCCCAGCATCATTGACTGAGGCTGTGGGGAAGACCCTGCAAGCCTTGCAACAGGGAGGGGATGCAGATATAACATCAA CATTCTCCTACTGCCAGCGTGTGACAGTGAAACAGTATGAGgaccagagagagaaagccactCTGGAAAGCCTGAAGCAGCTCATCCGCCACATCAGTCTGAGTGCCTCCATGCCTctgaaggagaggagaaggctCATCAAGGAATTCCAGAAGCACCATCCTGTGGTCTTCCTCCAGCATTTTTCCAGCACCTTCTAG
- the depdc4 gene encoding DEP domain-containing protein 4 isoform X2: MRPDETSWRRRKIPRLDKMRTISNPLAVESSDRRLEKLLQTISLHPSTPSGLRTAPPTSFLSKTVVEEVWKQQTLVQLLQIVELPVLDCILTSPGKTELQRVGPLSNHADLVISNTCVDREVTQSLNLPELDSWLAAAADCLEHFPDQLIVVAGEHLQQGSADGDKSLSAQKRLLFDTVAKYYGSQERAPLLTGRYLDIHVAILELLDCGKREDALTASQLCLRLLQPGARAELHSLLGFMAAAALPESVRLHRQADNRATVIRTFLKAVVQNNALTRAQSEELVLFLMDNHSQLFKTPASLTEAVGKTLQALQQGGDADITSTFSYCQRVTVKQYEDQREKATLESLKQLIRHISLSASMPLKERRRLIKEFQKHHPVVFLQHFSSTF, from the exons ATGAGACCTGACGAGaccagctggaggagaaggaaaaTTCCCAG ATTGGATAAAATGAGGACAATCTCCAACCCTCTTGCCGTGGAGTCCTCAGACAGGAGGCTTGAGAAGCTGCTGCAGACCATCAGCctgcacccctccaccccttcaGGCCTGAgaacagccccgcccaccagcttTCTGTCCAAAACAG TGGTGGAAGAGGTGTGGAAGCAGCAGACCCTcgtgcagctgctgcagattGTGGAGCTGCCCGTCCTGGACTGCATCCTGACATCTCCGGGCAAGACTGAGCTGCAGAGAGTTGGCCCATTGAGTAACCACGCTGACCTTGTGATCTCCAACACCTGTGTGGACCGAGAAGTGACGCAGAGCCTGAACCTTCCTGA ACTGGATTCTTGGTTGGCTGCTGCCGCTGACTGCCTCGAGCACTTCCCAGACCAGCTGATTGTGGTGGCAGGGGAACACCTCCAGCAGGGCAGTGCTGATGGGGACAAGAGCCTGTCCGCACAGAAGAGGCTGCTGTTCGACACCGTTGCCAAGTACTACGGCAGTCAGGAGAGGGCGCCGCTGCTTACTGGCCGTTACCTCGACATCCATGTTGCCATACTGGAACTGCTCG ACTGTGGGAAACGAGAGGACGCCCTCACGGCCTCCCAGCTGTGCCTGCGGCTGCTACAGCCTGGCGCGAGGGCCGAGCTGCACAGTCTGCTGGGCTTCATGGCCGCAGCTGCACTGCCAGAGTCTGTGCGTCTGCATAGGCAG GCAGACAACCGGGCAACAGTCATTCGGACCTTCCTGAAGGCAGTCGTTCAGAATAACGCCCTGACCCGAGCTCAGAGTGAAGAGCTTGTTCTGTTTCTGATGGACAACCATTCCCAACTCTTCAAG ACCCCAGCATCATTGACTGAGGCTGTGGGGAAGACCCTGCAAGCCTTGCAACAGGGAGGGGATGCAGATATAACATCAA CATTCTCCTACTGCCAGCGTGTGACAGTGAAACAGTATGAGgaccagagagagaaagccactCTGGAAAGCCTGAAGCAGCTCATCCGCCACATCAGTCTGAGTGCCTCCATGCCTctgaaggagaggagaaggctCATCAAGGAATTCCAGAAGCACCATCCTGTGGTCTTCCTCCAGCATTTTTCCAGCACCTTCTAG
- the actr6 gene encoding actin-related protein 6 produces the protein MTTLVLDNGAYTAKIGYSHEKVSVIPNCQFRSKTSRLKTFTASQLDEIKDPSGLFYILPFQKGYLVNWDVQRKVWDHLFGKEMFKVDFSDTSIVITEPYFNFTSIQESMNEILFEEYQFQAALRINAGSLSAHRYFQENSSELCCIVVDSGFSFTHIVPYCRGKKMKDGICRMNVGGKLLTNHLKEIISYRQLHVMDETYVINQVKEDVCYVSQDFYKDMEIAQLKGEENTVMRDYVLPDFSAIKKGFCKPREEMNFTGKYKTGEQILRLTNERFAVPEMIFHPSDIGIQEMGIPEALVNSVNNLPEEMQPHFFKNIVLTGGNTLFPGFRDRVYKEVRSLTPTDFDVSVVQPHNPICYSWEGGKLLSENPDFDEMVVTREDYEENGHYICEEKFDI, from the exons ATGACAACGCTAGTCCTTGATAATGGAGCCTATACGGCTAAAATTGGATACAGCCATGAAAAAGTCAG CGTTATCCCGAATTGTCAATTTCGTTCAAAAACCTCGAGACTGAAGACGTTCACCGCCAGTCAGTTAGACGAAATAAAGGATCCATCTGGGCTGTTCTATATTCTGCCTTTTCAGAAG GGATACCTGGTAAATTGGGATGTGCAACGGAAGGTGTGGGATCATCTCTTTGGAAAGGAAATGTTCAAG GTGGATTTTTCAGACACCAGTATAGTGATTACAGAACCATACTTTAACTTCACGTCAATCCAGGAGTCCATGAACGAGATATTGTTTGAAGAGTACCAGTTTCAAGCAGCTCTCAGAATAAATG CTGGCTCCCTGAGTGCACATCGATACTTCCAGGAGAACAGCTCGGAGCTCTGTTGCATCGTGGTGGACAGTGGATTCTCTTTCACTCACATTGTCCCCTACTGCaggggaaagaaaatgaaagatggAATATGCAG GATGAATGTAGGTGGGAAGTTGCTGACCAATCATTTAAAGGAGATCATTTCATACAG ACAGCTGCATGTCATGGATGAAACGTATGTGATCAATCAGGTGAAAGAAGATGTGTGCTATGTATCCCAGGACTTCTACAAGGACATGGAAATTGCTCA GTTAAAAGGAGAGGAGAACACAGTGATGAGGGACTACGTCCTCCCAGACTTCAGCGCCATCAAAAAGGGTTTCTGCAAA CCCCGTGAAGAGATGAACTTCACAGGAAAGTATAAGACCGGGGAGCAGATTTTACGGCTGACCAATGAGAGGTTCGCTGTTCCTGAGATGATTTTCCATCCCTCGGACATTGGCATTCAGGAGATGGGCATTCCAGAGGCACTGGTCAACTCAGTCAACAACCTGCCCGAGG AGATGCAGCCCCACTTTTTCAAGAACATCGTCCTCACGGGTGGCAACACCCTATTTCCGGGCTTCAGGGATCGAGTGTACAAGGAGGTCCGCTCTCTCACTCCGACCGACTTTGATGTGTCCGTGGTGCAGCCACACAA TCCTATCTGCTACTCCTGGGAGGGAGGAAAACTCCTTTCAGAAAACCCTGACTTTGATGAGATGGTGGTCACTCGTGAAGACTATGAGGAGAATGGACATTACATATGTGAAGAGAAGTTTGATATTTAA